From Cellulomonas fimi ATCC 484, a single genomic window includes:
- a CDS encoding ribonuclease H family protein yields the protein MITVSTDGSCLRNPGGAIGWAWANHDGTCASGGGPSGTNQVAELTAVLEAILAHPGDEPLRIEADSQYAIKCSSEWVHGWKRKGWRTASGGPVQNLALVQAIDRAIAERPGPVAFAWVRGHRGDRFNERADELAGIAAREARDGRGEHRSDVRRAATAPAHEVELALAPVAVTRQPVPDAVVETLF from the coding sequence GTGATCACGGTCAGCACCGACGGCTCGTGCCTGCGCAACCCCGGCGGGGCGATCGGCTGGGCGTGGGCGAACCACGACGGGACGTGCGCGAGCGGCGGCGGGCCGTCAGGCACCAACCAGGTCGCGGAGCTCACGGCGGTGCTCGAGGCGATCCTCGCGCACCCCGGCGACGAGCCCCTGCGGATCGAGGCCGACTCGCAGTACGCGATCAAGTGCTCGTCGGAGTGGGTGCACGGCTGGAAGCGCAAGGGGTGGCGCACCGCGAGCGGCGGTCCCGTGCAGAACCTCGCCCTCGTCCAGGCGATCGACCGCGCCATCGCGGAGCGCCCGGGGCCGGTCGCGTTCGCGTGGGTGCGCGGGCACCGCGGCGACCGGTTCAACGAGCGCGCCGACGAGCTGGCCGGCATCGCGGCGCGCGAGGCGCGCGACGGCCGGGGTGAGCACCGGTCCGACGTGCGCCGGGCTGCGACGGCACCCGCGCACGAGGTCGAACTCGCGCTCGCGCCCGTCGCCGTCACCCGGCAGCCCGTGCCGGACGCGGTCGTCGAGACGCTGTTCTGA
- a CDS encoding DUF3806 domain-containing protein has protein sequence MVPSPHGPAGAERVDTAPGVVEPLNAAELVWTAQQRGLVEELCDGAVEPRTVGDLFDRVHATWLATQDRPDPEPLINAFGVALGDLLTHRVPGLAWASFRDADGSELVVSHPTNDLVLFPLAAVRREWGTAPEGWLVSSVHRSAGAALAVLAGGQPEA, from the coding sequence GTGGTGCCCTCGCCGCACGGTCCTGCGGGCGCCGAGCGCGTGGACACCGCGCCCGGTGTCGTCGAGCCGCTGAACGCCGCCGAGCTCGTGTGGACCGCCCAGCAGCGGGGCCTCGTCGAGGAGCTGTGCGACGGTGCCGTCGAGCCGCGCACCGTGGGTGACCTCTTCGACCGTGTGCACGCCACGTGGCTCGCGACGCAGGACCGGCCCGACCCCGAGCCGCTCATCAACGCGTTCGGCGTCGCCCTCGGCGACCTGCTCACGCACCGCGTCCCCGGGCTCGCCTGGGCGTCGTTCCGCGACGCGGACGGCTCGGAGCTCGTCGTGTCCCACCCGACGAACGACCTCGTGCTGTTCCCCCTGGCCGCGGTCCGTCGGGAGTGGGGCACGGCGCCCGAGGGCTGGCTCGTGTCGTCCGTGCACCGGTCCGCCGGTGCCGCGCTCGCCGTGCTCGCGGGCGGTCAGCCCGAGGCCTGA
- a CDS encoding 5'-3' exonuclease: MTAHGRLLLLDTASLYFRAFFGVPDSVKAPDGTPVNAVRGLLDMIARLVVDRRPTRLVACWDDDWRPAFRVEAIPSYKAHRVAVPVPGGSDVEEVPDLLTPQVPVIVEVLEAFGIARVGAPGFEADDVIGTLVAREKARPAGERAAVDVVTGDRDLFQLVDDEAHVRVLYTVRGIKDLEVVDQARLAERYAVASGPAYADMAVLRGDPSDGLPGVAGIGEKTAATLVHRYGSLDGILAARDTGDAGLTATQRRRLVEAADYLAVAPRVVTVAHDAPVADVDDALPRVAADPERLVALAERWGLASSVRRVVDALASAD, from the coding sequence ATGACTGCGCACGGACGGCTGCTGCTGCTCGACACCGCCTCGCTGTACTTCCGCGCGTTCTTCGGGGTGCCCGACTCGGTCAAGGCGCCCGACGGCACGCCCGTCAACGCCGTGCGCGGGCTGCTCGACATGATCGCCCGGCTCGTCGTCGACCGGCGCCCGACCCGGCTCGTCGCGTGCTGGGACGACGACTGGCGGCCCGCGTTCCGCGTCGAGGCGATCCCGTCGTACAAGGCGCACCGCGTCGCGGTGCCCGTGCCCGGGGGGTCCGACGTCGAGGAGGTGCCCGACCTGCTCACGCCCCAGGTGCCGGTCATCGTCGAGGTCCTGGAGGCGTTCGGGATCGCGCGCGTGGGTGCCCCCGGGTTCGAGGCGGACGACGTGATCGGCACGCTCGTCGCCCGCGAGAAGGCGCGGCCGGCGGGGGAGCGGGCCGCCGTCGACGTCGTCACGGGCGACCGGGACCTGTTCCAGCTCGTCGACGACGAGGCGCACGTGCGCGTGCTCTACACCGTGCGCGGCATCAAGGACCTCGAGGTCGTCGACCAGGCGCGGCTCGCCGAGCGCTACGCGGTCGCGTCCGGGCCCGCGTACGCCGACATGGCCGTGCTGCGCGGCGACCCGAGCGACGGGCTGCCGGGCGTCGCCGGGATCGGGGAGAAGACCGCGGCCACCCTCGTGCACCGCTACGGCTCGCTCGACGGGATCCTCGCGGCGCGCGACACGGGCGACGCGGGGCTCACCGCGACGCAGCGGCGGCGGCTCGTCGAGGCGGCCGACTACCTGGCCGTCGCGCCGCGCGTCGTCACGGTCGCGCACGACGCGCCCGTCGCGGACGTGGACGACGCGTTGCCGCGGGTCGCGGCCGACCCCGAGCGGCTCGTCGCGCTCGCCGAGCGGTGGGGGCTCGCGTCGAGCGTCAGGCGCGTCGTCGACGCGCTCGCCTCGGCCGACTGA